In Pseudophryne corroboree isolate aPseCor3 chromosome 3, aPseCor3.hap2, whole genome shotgun sequence, a genomic segment contains:
- the LOC135057317 gene encoding glucose-6-phosphate isomerase-like — MWMAGSESRRNDGLPPEDNHFCTAPPENNIPVILAMLGVWYINFYGCETHALLPYDQYMHRFAAYFQQGDMESKGKYITKTGARVNYSTGPVVWEEPGTNGQHTFYQLIHQGTRIIPCDFLIPIQTQNLIRNELHHKILLANFLAQTEALMKGIFTEEAKAELQASGLSGEALDKLLPHKVSAVCSPGHPTCWDGKISLCLLT, encoded by the exons ATGTGGATGGCCGGAAGTGAGAGCCGGCGTAATGAtggacttccgccggaa GACAATCACTTCTGTACCGCTCCTCCGGAGAACAACATCCCGGTCATTCTGGCCATGCTGGGAGTCTGGTACATCAACTTCTATGGGTGCGAGACTCACGCCCTGCTGCCGTATGACCAGTACATGCACCGATTTGCCGCTTACTTCCAGCAG GGAGACATGGAGTCTAAAGGGAAATACATCACAAAGACTGGTGCGCGTGTGAATTACAGCACTGGGCCTGTTGTGTGGGAAGAGCCTGGAACTAATGGCCAGCACACGTTCTATCAGCTCATACACCAAG GGACCCGAATAATCCCTTGTGACTTCCTCATCCCAATACAGACTCAGAATCTCATCCGGAACGAGCTGCATCACAAG ATCCTCTTGGCCAACTTCCTGGCACAGACGGAGGCTCTCATGAAGGGCATATTCACAGAAGAAGCCAAGGCAGAACTGCAGGCCTCTGGTCTGAGTGGAGAGGCGCTGGATAAGTTGCTGCCACACAAGGTAAGTGCCGTATGCAGCCCAGGACACCCCACTTGCTGGGATGGGAAAATATCTCTATGTTTACTAACCTAG